Proteins encoded within one genomic window of Synechococcus sp. PCC 7335:
- the apcD gene encoding allophycocyanin subunit alpha-B: MSLVTELILSADSEARYPAPKELRIFQDFVKTGEQRVRIAKALAANEERIVQNGSQKFWERCPNTPSNSGVDRKTASCQRDQGWYVRLIAYSILAGSERPLEDIGTVGIKEMYNNLEIPIRNIAECMRCLKEEAMAVLSDEDAQEVAAYFDLIIQSLS; the protein is encoded by the coding sequence ATGAGCCTAGTCACAGAACTAATTTTGAGCGCAGACAGCGAAGCTCGATATCCTGCGCCCAAAGAGTTGAGAATTTTCCAAGACTTTGTCAAAACCGGAGAGCAGCGGGTTCGAATTGCCAAAGCTTTAGCGGCTAATGAGGAGAGAATTGTCCAAAATGGCAGTCAGAAGTTTTGGGAGCGCTGTCCGAATACGCCTAGCAACAGTGGCGTTGATCGAAAAACCGCATCCTGTCAGCGCGATCAAGGCTGGTATGTTCGTTTAATTGCCTATTCTATATTAGCTGGTAGCGAGCGCCCGCTAGAAGATATCGGTACAGTCGGTATCAAGGAAATGTACAACAACTTGGAAATTCCGATTAGAAATATCGCTGAGTGCATGCGTTGTCTAAAGGAAGAGGCGATGGCTGTTTTGAGTGATGAAGATGCTCAAGAGGTCGCCGCCTATTTCGATCTGATTATTCAGTCTTTGTCGTAG
- the psbV gene encoding photosystem II cytochrome c-550: protein MGTMIHILKSILTKALSIYICLTIAILTFSVMQSAIASEIDPASRTVSLNETGEQVTFSTRQLMQGQRKFNGSCAQCHIDGASKTNPDVDLGLETLANATPARDSVEAIVDYLHDPTTYDGLRSLAELHPSTIRADLFPRMRDLGDDDLSAIAGYILAQPNIIGDQWAGGKPKR from the coding sequence ATGGGTACTATGATTCACATTCTGAAAAGTATTTTGACCAAAGCATTATCGATTTACATCTGTTTGACGATTGCAATCCTGACATTCTCGGTGATGCAAAGTGCGATCGCTAGTGAAATTGATCCTGCCAGCCGCACGGTTTCTCTCAATGAAACCGGGGAGCAAGTCACCTTTAGCACTCGTCAACTGATGCAGGGACAGCGTAAGTTCAATGGTAGCTGCGCTCAGTGCCATATAGACGGTGCCTCAAAAACTAACCCAGACGTCGATCTAGGGCTAGAGACTTTAGCGAATGCAACCCCAGCTCGCGATAGCGTCGAAGCCATTGTCGACTATCTACACGATCCAACCACCTACGATGGATTAAGATCGCTTGCTGAACTTCATCCTTCAACAATCCGAGCCGACTTGTTTCCTCGCATGAGAGATCTAGGCGACGATGATTTGAGTGCGATCGCAGGCTACATTTTGGCCCAACCAAACATCATCGGCGATCAGTGGGCTGGGGGGAAACCCAAAAGGTAA
- a CDS encoding allophycocyanin subunit beta → MQDAITTLINTSDAQGKYLDDSSLDTLQEYFRSGDLRAKAAMTISANASTIVTKTVAKSLLYTDITGPGGNMYTCRRYAACIRDMDFFLRYGTYAMLAGDASILDERVLNGLKETYNSLGVPVGATIRAVQAMKEVVNDMLGAEAGKEVGYYFDHICSGLS, encoded by the coding sequence GTGCAAGATGCCATCACTACCTTGATCAATACATCCGATGCTCAAGGCAAATATCTAGATGATTCATCGCTAGACACACTGCAAGAATACTTTCGCAGCGGCGATCTGCGAGCGAAAGCAGCGATGACTATTAGCGCTAATGCCTCTACCATTGTTACCAAGACGGTGGCAAAGTCTTTGCTATATACCGATATAACTGGCCCTGGCGGCAATATGTACACCTGTCGCCGCTACGCTGCTTGCATTCGCGATATGGACTTCTTTTTGCGCTATGGCACTTACGCTATGCTAGCGGGCGATGCTTCAATTCTAGATGAACGGGTTCTAAACGGATTAAAAGAGACTTACAACTCTTTGGGCGTGCCAGTCGGCGCTACTATCAGGGCGGTTCAGGCGATGAAAGAAGTAGTCAACGACATGCTAGGCGCTGAGGCTGGCAAAGAGGTCGGTTATTACTTTGATCATATCTGTTCTGGTTTGAGCTAG
- the apcD gene encoding allophycocyanin subunit alpha-B, translating into MSVISQVIATADREVRYLSKGELDAINRFFNNGPQRLRIVSILNSNAEEIVEKGARRFWQRCPITPSNSDNQQFQASCLRDQAWFIRLISYAVAVGDVDPLEASGVRGVREMYLSLEVPLRSVALCMRSLKEVTLAMLSREDAAEVGPYFDYLIAGLMP; encoded by the coding sequence ATGAGTGTGATTTCTCAGGTGATCGCAACTGCTGATCGTGAAGTTCGCTATCTCTCTAAAGGAGAGCTAGATGCGATCAATCGCTTTTTCAATAATGGTCCCCAGCGATTGAGGATTGTTTCTATTCTCAACAGCAACGCAGAAGAGATTGTTGAAAAAGGCGCTAGGCGGTTTTGGCAGCGATGTCCGATTACCCCTAGCAACAGCGACAATCAGCAGTTTCAAGCATCGTGTTTGCGAGACCAAGCTTGGTTTATCCGATTGATCTCATATGCGGTGGCGGTCGGCGATGTCGATCCACTAGAGGCCAGCGGCGTGCGAGGCGTACGGGAAATGTATCTTTCTTTGGAGGTACCGCTGAGATCGGTGGCGCTGTGTATGCGATCGCTCAAAGAAGTCACGCTAGCGATGTTGAGCAGAGAAGATGCCGCTGAAGTCGGGCCGTACTTTGACTATCTGATTGCAGGGCTGATGCCCTGA
- the psbF gene encoding cytochrome b559 subunit beta, which produces MTNIGREQPISYPIFTIRWLAIHALAIPSVFFLGSIAAMQFIQR; this is translated from the coding sequence GTGACAAACATCGGGCGCGAACAGCCGATTTCCTATCCGATCTTCACCATTCGGTGGCTAGCCATCCATGCACTAGCGATTCCATCTGTATTTTTCTTGGGATCTATCGCTGCTATGCAATTCATCCAAAGGTAG
- a CDS encoding NblA/ycf18 family protein, which translates to MNILGQLNLEQEQELQRVKDKTQDLSLEQTQSYLVELMRQIIVRDNLINHLLTVTNVPQEQYSRSILLQSKSS; encoded by the coding sequence ATGAACATCCTCGGCCAACTCAATTTAGAGCAAGAGCAAGAGCTGCAAAGAGTAAAGGACAAAACTCAGGATCTATCGCTAGAGCAGACTCAATCATACCTTGTTGAACTTATGCGACAGATAATCGTTCGAGATAACTTGATCAATCATTTGCTGACGGTCACTAACGTTCCTCAAGAGCAATACTCTCGATCTATTCTGTTGCAATCAAAGTCTTCTTAA
- the psbO gene encoding photosystem II manganese-stabilizing polypeptide produces MIYKTLIATVLVLTLGLLTACSGTKIAGDSLTYDDIRGSGLANDCPALTGTNMDAIPLEGSQPYQIRSLCLQPQTFLVETFPSVNGQLKKQAGRFVEGKLLTRSSFTLDQVSGQLQKASNGALTFVEQGGFDFQPVTVQIPNGDRVPLLFTVKGLVAKTAEAIDTIRPSTRFSGSFDVPPYRTSSFIDPKGRGLAVGYDAAVGIPIQADREAFSRQNNKSFKVGTGNIVLQVDRVNQSTGEISGSFESQQPSDTDFGSKPAMTVKILGQFYSRITPEIA; encoded by the coding sequence ATGATATATAAGACTTTGATCGCAACTGTTCTGGTATTGACTTTAGGACTGCTAACAGCCTGTAGCGGTACAAAGATAGCAGGAGACTCGCTTACCTACGATGACATCCGAGGCAGTGGGCTAGCCAACGATTGTCCAGCACTGACGGGGACCAATATGGACGCTATTCCCTTAGAAGGTAGCCAACCCTATCAGATTAGATCGCTGTGCCTACAGCCCCAAACGTTCCTAGTCGAGACGTTTCCATCCGTAAATGGTCAGCTGAAGAAACAGGCAGGTAGATTTGTAGAAGGTAAGCTACTGACTCGTTCTAGTTTCACACTCGATCAGGTAAGTGGACAATTGCAGAAAGCGTCGAATGGTGCTCTGACGTTTGTTGAACAAGGTGGATTTGATTTTCAGCCTGTCACTGTTCAAATTCCTAATGGTGATCGCGTGCCCTTACTTTTCACTGTCAAAGGACTCGTTGCTAAAACAGCTGAAGCAATAGATACAATTAGGCCCTCTACTCGATTTTCTGGCAGTTTTGACGTGCCGCCCTATCGCACCTCTAGCTTTATTGATCCTAAAGGTCGGGGGTTAGCAGTTGGCTACGATGCGGCAGTTGGTATTCCGATTCAGGCTGATAGGGAAGCCTTTTCTCGTCAAAACAACAAGTCTTTCAAGGTGGGAACAGGAAACATTGTTTTGCAAGTAGATCGAGTCAATCAATCGACAGGAGAAATCTCAGGTTCGTTTGAAAGTCAGCAGCCGTCTGATACAGACTTTGGCTCTAAGCCGGCGATGACTGTGAAAATACTTGGTCAGTTCTACAGCCGAATTACACCGGAGATTGCTTGA